The DNA sequence tggaaaaaaaaaaaacaaaaaacaaaacactttgacacgtaacaggaaaaacacaggtggaTTTTCCTCATTCCTACGTCGAGCTAATTCCAGGGCTCTGGTGCTGAACATGCTCAGTCACTGACCTGGCTTACTGGGTCAATTGACAGGATGGAGCTACCTTCATCGCAGGTTGTTCACACCTGTGCTCTTCCTGCCTTTGACGagtgaaaatgtctgctgtgaggaAGGTCTGTCTGTCTACAGACGACAGAGCAGCTGCGCTCTGTCATCATCACGCCCACTCGCTCACTGTGAAAGCTCCAGACGACGACCTGCTCTTTCCATACATGGGCAAAATCGAACATTAAATGTACTGTTAAACAGGAAGCTGACGAGAGAAAATCTGTTGCATGTCCAGTCCAAATGATTTGGGTGTTTGCTCTCACACGTACAGCTCCTCCAGGAAACGAAGGTCCAGGAGATTTCAGGgtagcagtgcatgtgtgaaaggaGCTCAAAGGGTTCAACATCCCTGATCACATTCTACATATATTACCTTTAATGTATTGTAAAATAAGAAAGGAAGGATGCATGCTTTTATTAAAGATTAGGATAAGATGATTGGGGAGAATTTCCTTTATCAGGATAATCATGAATATCCTGATTTTGAACTGTCACAGAAAGGACCAAACTCAAGAAGGACATGTAAATATGGTTTCCCACCTTTTATTTATCCTTTTAACAGGGGGACGATATGATTTATGAACTCCTTATTTAAAGTTGCTTGATTCTTTTTGCACAAACAGCACGTTCACTACAAAAATGCATgtgaaaacaagcgattccAGCGTGTGTTGGTGCCTTTTAAGCGATCGCAATCGAAATGTTCACATCCCCCACCATGCAAagcaaaatgcaaatatgtAAAACCtcacaggtaaaaacaaagaCTTACATCCAGCTCTTCGAAATAGTGGTTCAGGAGGACAAGCTCAGGGTCGGCCCCAGGAATATGCTTCATCACCAGGTTGTGGCTGAGGGGGCGACGGTCAAGGAGCGACGGAGGAGAAAATGCTGGAAACATTTAACAGTGTGCAACTTATACACGGACATGTTTAAAGAAGGAGTGAGAGCCGTGTGTCAAAGGATACTAAAGAGGGATGTCCTGGACCACGAAGGCTTTGACCTGCAGGGAGATGTGGGGGATTAATGTTCGTCACTTAGCACTGGCATTAGCAGCAGATCTGAGAAACACTAGATGTGAAGCGTTTCTCAGAGCGCAGACACTCTCCAGCGTGGATTTACTGGCGCTCAGtgtgttgtctgttgttttgctcGGATGATTACATAACCGAGAGTCACTTACCTCTCTGAGCCTGTTCAGCTGTCATCCACCACATGTCTGCAAGGAGAACATACAAGGGACGGTTACCAGCAGATCTCATACTTTTGGGGATCCATCACCAGGACTCGGGGATGAGATAATCTACAGATCTGTCTGCATGTTCTCATTCTGCTGCAAGTTCCTGACTGAAAACTGATCTAGGTGTCACTGCAGTGTTGAATCCTTTGTAGAAAAACAGATTCAGGGCCTCCTGGGATGGACGCCTAGCCCAGAAATACGAGCCTCAGGTATTGAGTAGCAGGTGTGACTAACACAATGATAGCAAACAGGAGataacaagcttttttttttttccttctgagaTGCTGGCAGGGTGGGGATTTGGTGCCACCCTGGGGGGAGAAGGGCATGGTTTCccacaaaaagaagaaggataGAGTTACTGAAACTTTTGTGCAGAAATCCGACCTCCACTGACACACAGCCGGTTTATATACAGCTAGAAACATGCTTATTCGCAGATTTTTAAGGTTGTAGTGAATAAAATGcattacaaacaaacacactgtgtgtgtctgtcactgtgtaCTCTCTGTAAACGCAGAGACTCCCCTTGGAGAGGCAGTCACGCATGCGCCCGGGACGGAAATGTCAGGAATAAAACGCATCCAATCACACATTTACCCGCATCAGACTCACATGTTCCTCACTGTGAATACTATACAGACTACAGTCACGTCTTGAATCATGGAGACCACGGTGTTACTGTACCTCCACCCTCGCCTTTGCGAGCCCGTCCAGCTTCTTCAGATCCACATCGTAAGCGGAGGCGCAGTGAAGCAGACCGGCCAACACGACCAGCCACATGATTCCTCCTCCCGGTTCAGATCGTGGACCAGGACTCTGCTCGGCTCGGCTCTGCTCGGCTCTGCTCTGGTCCCGGACCTGCAGCTAcctgcagatgtgtgtgaggtgaAGTGGAGCTGAGGACAGATGATGTGCAGCGATGTCACGTCCGGATCTCTTGCCACGTCAAATATTTCTGCCAcatgagagagaaggaggcgtGGAGACGCAGCTGATTGGTTATCTGCGAGATTCCCATCAGCATGCAGTTAATCCCATAGATTTGATATGCAAACCCCTCACAAATGTTTAAAGACGTCATATTATGCACATTTCCAGGTACATGCTTTTATTTGCGGGTCCTagtagaacaggtttacatgctatgacttacaaaaaaacacatcatttttccCATATGGTGCATTTCTGCAGCGTCcctgttcacactgtgtcttgaatgCTACGTTTTAGCTACAAAGTGAGACATCTGGCCTCTGCTCAAGCTTTGATGAGAGATGCATGTATGTATTACTTAATAAAAAGCATGTACAAAATAAAACGTGATCTCGATTTATGActatgacagaaaaaagggacaTAATCctaaaagataaaacatatttttgccATGTTCAGggcaaaacatgtcagaaattcagtctgaaatatttaaaaagtaacaaaacTTATCAACACAATGTGGATGCAGTGACAACACTGTGTAAAACTGCTGGTTTGAAGCAGAGGAAGTGTTTCCTGCTCAGTTCCTGGTTTCTATCATACGGTATAGTGCAGATGAGTATTTCTATTATTGTGTCCACTTCCCAAATGTTACACTCCAAGAGACACGATTAAGTGTCTTTGGTGAATGTGAAGACAAATCAGACAGAGGAAACATCGAATGGATACAATGAGGAAAcctcgacacacacacctgacctaTATACTACACaacacctgtgtttgtgtcagcgtGTTTCAttgcagaaaaggaaaaagaaagacatgctGCGCAGCTGGGTCACATAAGAACAGGCCcactgaaaagatgaagaaaagacaaagaaatctGGTTTTAGTTGTATCATGCAGAGTAATATCAACTTACCGCTTCTCTATAGAAATCAGGCCAAAGGTCTGCAACGTTCCTCGATGTTGCACTTATGCAATTATGGACCATATACTCCAAAATGAGTCACTTTTCATGACATATCAGCTCTAGAAATGCCCCAGTCTATCATGTTCTGGCCCATTATTATgtaggaaaaaacaacaaccatgaACTAGACCTACAGCATGTTAGAGTCGACGTTACATCACGCTTCAGTGCTTTATATAGACAAGCTATGAGTTATTTTCCATCGTGTGGGGATACGGTATCTGTGCAGTAAGCTTCCAACTCATACTGCAGTAATAAATACACCTCTGCGTACTACCAGTAGCTTCAGGCGACCATCTTCACCACAGTTACTGTACCGCACAGCTTTctccctaacacacacacacatacacacacacaccaggatgCAGAGGTTTTGACTCATTCATTTTATAAAGGCCACAGGCATTTAAGAGGTCATGGAGACTGATGAGGTACCCTCAggtgttgccatggcaacaccTTATCCCGTTCTTTGGCTCAGCGTAGAGGTGATTTGGCCTCCTGGAGGTAAACTGGCATCAAAATACATTCCCTTCAGCAGTTTTAGTGCAGGATATTTAGTTTTCTTTCATATCCTGCTGAACTTTAGATGAAGCCGCTCGTTAATATCATCCATCATAACTCATCCTGATGAACTTCCTGTTCAAGTTTCCATCCCGAGTCTcacagtgtgacagagacagattcatgtgttttgtgcTCACTGAGTTTGAAACCTTCAAAGAGGTCTGCGAGGAAACAAAGCCCTACTGCTGAGCTCACTCAAATCTGGTGACACGGCTCCTTTCAGCCTCAAAACATCGAACACATTCGTGCTTCCAGAACCTGCTCTGCACTTACGAAACCATCCCTGCAcacttttaaaaagaggctccTCTGGCTGTCATTGTGCAGCTGTAAGAGAGCTTTCTCAACGTGCCCTGCAATCAAAAATATGTCACCAGATTGCAAAACGCTCTGAGGACAAATTGGGATTTCTTGAGCTTGATACACAGGAAACTGCAAAACTTTGCAGGtggctgacaaacagacagtaggAATACAAGTTTATGACAACTGTTTGTGCCGGAGATGTTAAATGTATATCGTAAAATAGTTAAAATATACTATATACAGCAGGGCTTAACATGCATAGTAAAGATACACagatgtacagtaaatatacatccttcataaaaaaagattataataaaattaaaagaacagaaaattaaataaaggtGGTGCAAAGAACAGATTTAGGTGCAACATATGATTACAATTATTTGATTTATGATTCTCCAAATGACAAGAAATGAATTAACTTCACAGAAGCGGCATCATTGTTACTTCATTACTGTGTAAATACAACTGGACAGAGAAGAGCAACTGTGTTAGCAtatttattgatattgatatgGTTAGAACTAGAGGTAAATCTGCTGTTACATTACtaacaaaatgtagaaaaaagtTGCATCTGTGTTTCTATTTTACAAACTAATGCAAAGAAATATGcagtatgaaaaacaaaacaaaaagattaaGCTAATCAGTGAGGTTCTTGAGACGACATTAAGACCTTGCCTGATTAAACTAAAggaaaatgcagaaataaataagttaagtggaaataaatgtattatttatcttaTACATACATTGATACATAAATAACTGAATgtaaaaagcaataaataaatagacaCAATAGGCAATGAAatgagaaagtgaaaaaacagttga is a window from the Acanthopagrus latus isolate v.2019 chromosome 5, fAcaLat1.1, whole genome shotgun sequence genome containing:
- the selenom gene encoding selenoprotein M, whose protein sequence is MWLVVLAGLLHCASAYDVDLKKLDGLAKARVETCGGUQLNRLREVKAFVVQDIPLYHNLVMKHIPGADPELVLLNHYFEELDRIALSDMTRSEINTLLEKLGFYKKAQADDEVPEEFRFSPAKDSPFKDEPAYKSSSASLVTENTSSEPEAEAKHTDL